The Aquidulcibacter paucihalophilus genomic interval GTCATGGCCGGGCGGTTCGGTCCCTATGTGAAGTCGGGCAAGATCAACGCCACCCTGCCCAAGGGCTCGGCACCCGAAGACATGACGATGGAGATCGCCGTGCCGCTGCTGGCCGCGCGCGCCGCGGCCGCTCCGGCCAAGGGCAAGAAGGCACCGGCGGCGAAGAAGGCCGCTCCCAAGGCGGCGGCCAAGAAGCCGGCGGCGAAGAAAAAGCCGGCCGCCAAAAAGCCGGCGGCGAAGAAGACCGGGGCCTAGGGCTTCAGCAGCCGGTCACGGGCGGCGTTCAGACGGGAGGCCAGGCCTTCCGTGCCGCCCTGATCGGGGTGAGCGCGGCCCATCAGCCGCTTCCAGGCCGTGTTGATCTCCTGCGGCGTCGCATCAGCCGAAACACCGAGGAGAGAGCGGGCCTCGGCTGGACTCATCGCCTCGGTCCGGGGTGCCGGCGCGCGCTGGCGCGAGGACAGGGTCAGCCAGATGCCGGCCCCGGCGAGGGCGGCGGCCGGCAGCCATGAACCCCGGGCCGCGAGCAGGACCGCACCGGCGATCAGCACGGCGCTGAACAGGGTGGCGGTGATGCGCCAGTGGCCGCGGCCCCGTCGTTCAGTCTGACGACCCAGCCGGACCAGCGCCCAGACAGCGATCGCCGCCAGCGCCAGCCAGACGAGGCTCAAGACCTCACGCCGCCGCGTCCAGCGGGGCGTCCAGCGCGCTGCCATCCAGCCCGAGGGCCAGCATCAGATTGCGCATCTCCTGGCGGGCCGCGACATGGGCCAGCGACACGGCGACCGGGCGAACCTCATTCGACAGGTCAGCGACGGT includes:
- a CDS encoding molecular chaperone DnaJ produces the protein MSLVWLALAAIAVWALVRLGRQTERRGRGHWRITATLFSAVLIAGAVLLAARGSWLPAAALAGAGIWLTLSSRQRAPAPRTEAMSPAEARSLLGVSADATPQEINTAWKRLMGRAHPDQGGTEGLASRLNAARDRLLKP